The following coding sequences are from one Kosakonia sp. H02 window:
- the kdgT gene encoding 2-keto-3-deoxygluconate transporter, protein MKIKATIERIPGGMMLVPLLLGAIMNTLAPDTGAYFGSFTKGMISGTVPILAVWFFCIGASIDLRATGTVLRKSGTLVLTKIAVAWVVAMIAASFIPDTGIQTGFFAGISVLAIVSAMDMTNGGLYASLMNQYGSKEESGAFVLMSLESGPLMTMVILGSAGLASFEPHHFVGAVLPFLIGFALGNLDHDLRAFFSKATPVLIPFFGFALGNTINLSVIMDTGLLGIFLGVAVIIITGIPLIIADRVIGGGNGTAGVAASSAAGAAVANPVIIAQINPAFEPVAASATALVAASVIVTAILVPIITALYAKRFGNVPAPANAAETAAGSASH, encoded by the coding sequence GGCACCGGACACCGGTGCTTATTTTGGTTCTTTCACCAAAGGCATGATTAGCGGCACGGTGCCGATTCTGGCGGTATGGTTTTTTTGTATTGGCGCATCGATTGATTTACGTGCAACCGGAACGGTACTGCGCAAATCCGGCACGCTGGTGCTGACCAAAATCGCCGTGGCCTGGGTGGTAGCGATGATTGCCGCCTCCTTTATTCCTGATACCGGCATCCAGACCGGTTTCTTCGCCGGGATTTCCGTGCTGGCGATCGTCTCGGCAATGGATATGACCAACGGCGGTCTGTATGCCAGCCTGATGAACCAGTACGGCAGTAAAGAAGAGTCTGGCGCGTTCGTGTTGATGTCGCTGGAATCTGGCCCGCTGATGACCATGGTTATTCTCGGTTCTGCGGGTCTGGCCTCTTTTGAGCCGCACCACTTTGTCGGCGCGGTGCTGCCGTTTCTGATTGGTTTTGCGCTCGGTAACCTCGATCACGACCTGCGCGCCTTCTTCAGCAAAGCGACGCCGGTACTGATCCCGTTCTTCGGTTTCGCGCTGGGTAACACCATCAACCTGAGCGTGATTATGGATACCGGTCTGCTGGGTATTTTCTTAGGCGTGGCGGTGATCATCATCACCGGTATTCCGTTGATTATCGCCGACCGCGTGATTGGCGGCGGTAACGGTACGGCGGGCGTGGCTGCCTCTTCCGCCGCGGGTGCGGCAGTCGCAAACCCGGTGATTATCGCGCAGATTAACCCGGCCTTTGAACCGGTTGCCGCAAGCGCAACGGCGCTGGTGGCCGCGAGTGTGATTGTCACCGCCATTCTGGTGCCGATTATCACTGCGCTGTATGCGAAACGCTTTGGTAACGTACCTGCCCCGGCAAACGCAGCAGAAACCGCCGCCGGGTCTGCCAGCCACTAA